The sequence below is a genomic window from Shinella zoogloeoides.
ACTTCGCGACCTTCACCATGCGTTCGGCGTGCTGCCGCGCGGTTTCGAGCGGCTTTACATGCAAGGCGGCGGCGATGTTCTTCTTGCCTTCCGACAGGGAGGATGCCGCCTCCTGCATGGCACCCAGCGTCGAGACGACCGCCCAGGCGGACCCGGCGATGACGCCGCAGGCAAGCAATGCGCTGAAAAGGACACCCCCGGAACGGCCCCGACGGGATTTCGACGCGGAACGCGCGGAACTGTATACAGACGCCATGATACTCGTTACCCGATACTCGTTACTCGACGCGGCCGCGGAAGTGACGCTCCGAAAGCCGTTACGCTGGCGGCGGGCGGGAGCACGCGCCCCCGATCCCTGCCGAACGAGCAAAGAATGACGAAATATGGTAAGCAATTCCTAAACGGCGCCTCGTGTTTTTGAAGGAATCCGCCGGGCGGTCCTCGGCACCCGGCAAGGCGTGCCTTTCACGAAATTGCGGCGCTGGCGTGTCCGGAAAGCCACGCCTCCCTAGAATTGGGGATGCCGGCCGAGCCAGTCGGTTGCCTTTTCATAGGCGGCGGCCGCCGAAAGCACGTCGCGATCCCGCCGCGAACGGCCGATGATCTGAATGCCGGCGGGCAATCCGTTCGCGCCGAAACCGGCCGGCATGGCGGCGACCGGAAGGCCGGCAAGCGTCGGCCCGATCACCACTTCCATCCAGCGGTGGTAGGTGTCCATGGCCTGCCCGTCGATCGCTTTCGGCCAGTCGAGTTCCGCATCGAACGGGAAGACCTGGGCGGAAGGCAGGATGAGGAAATCGTAACGCGTGAAGAGGTCCGCGACATGGCGGTGCCAGTCGCTGCGCGCCAGCGAGGCGGCATAGATGTCGGCGGCCGAAAGGCCGTGGCCGTGTTCGATCTCCCAGATCATTTCCGGCTTCATGCGCGCCCGGCGCGCCGGGTCGGCATAATCCGCCGCCTGCGCGCCGGCGACGAGGAAATGGCGCAGCGTGCGCCAGGTCTGCCACAGCCGGTCCATGTCGAAACCGGGGGGAACCTCCTCCACCACGCAGCCCAGCCGGCGGAAGACCTCGAGCGACGCACGGCAGAGGTCCAGCACGCCCCGCTCGAACGGCAGGTAGCCGCCGAAATCGCCGAGCCAGCCGATGCGGGCGCCCGAGAGGTCGCGGTCGGGATCCAGCGAAAGGCTCTCGTCGGTCAGGGACAGCGGATCGCGCGGATCGTGCCCCGCCTGCGTCGCCAGGAGCGCCGCGACATCCGCCACGCTGCGGCCCATCGGGCCGTTGACGGCAAGCTGGCCGAGGAAGAGCTCGTTGCCGAGCGAGGGCACGCGGCCGAAGGACGGGCGGAAGCCGACGACATTGTTGAAGCCGGCAGGATTGCGCAGCGAGCCCATCATGTCGCTGCCGTCGGCGACCGGCAGCAGCCGCGCAGCCAGCGCCGCCGCCGCCCCGCCGGACGAGCCGCCGGCGCTCTTCGCCGTGTCGTATGGATTGCGCGTCACGCCGAAGACCGGATTGTAGCTGTGCGAACCGAGGCCCATTTCCGGCGCATTGGTCTTGCCGATGACGATGGCGCCGGCGGCGCGGATGCGCTCGACATGGATATCGTCGTAGTCGGGCACGAAGTCCGCATAGTTCGCCGAGCCGAAGGAGCAGAGGATGCCCTTGGCCTCGGAGAGGTCCTTCACCGCGAAGGGCATGCCGTGCAGCCAGCCGCGATAGTCCCCCGCCGCAAGCGCCCTGTCCGCCGCCTCCGCTTCGGCCAGAAGCTCTTCGGCGGGCCGCAGGCTGACGATGGCGTTGATGCGCGGATTGATCGCCTCGATCCGCGTAAGATGGGCCGCCATGACGCTCCGGCAGTCGAGCCAGCCTTCGGCTATGGCGGCGGAAAGGGCAAGGGCGGAAAGATCGGTGATGTCCTGCAAGGTCGGCTCCGGCAATCGTCTGATGCTAGGATCGATCGACATTCAGCCCAGGCCGAGCCGAAAATGGTGCTTTTCCGCGACCCGGAGCGCAGCGTACTTTCGGTACGTGAGCACCGGAAGCGCGGAAAAGCGCGGTTTGCAGGCCGGCATGAGCTGAATGTCGATCGATCCTAGAGCTAGCAGGCCGGACGGGCGAGCGCCAGCCCGCCTCAGCCGAGCGGGACGCCCTGTCGGAACGCGAAGGCGAAGAGCGCGACCGCCGCAAGCGAGCCTGCGGTGCGCACATGGTTCCACATCGTCCAGACGTCGAGATAGCGCTGCCAGAGCGCGGCCTGTTCCGCGCTGCCGGCGGGAGCGGCAGCCAGCGCGTCGTTGAGCGGCACGTTGAAGACGATCGTCACGCCGATGACCGCGACGAGGAAGACGATGCCGCCTGCCGCCGCCGTGAGCCCACCGGCCCCACCCTGCAGGAAGCCGAGCACCGCCAGCACCAGCGACAGCAGCGCCGCGCCGAAGAAGGCCGAAAAGAACCAGGGGTTCTGGATGACGACGTTGATGGCGTTCATCGCCGCCGCGCCCTCTGCCGGCGAAAGGCGCGCGAAGGCGGCCATGATGCAGACGGAGAAGATGAAGAAGAGTCCCGCATTCAAGGCCGCCGCGAGGATGGCGAGGAAGGTCAGGATGGGAAACGCGCTTGCCATGGTCAGGTCCTCCAGAAGCCGGTTTCGGCCGTTTCGCGGGCAAAATCTGCAAAGTCGCGCGGCGGGCGCCCGAGCACCTGCGCGATATCGCCGCTCAACCGTTCATTCCGCCCGTCGAGCACCGAGCCGAAAAGATAGGTGACGAGCCAGATGACATCTTCGGGCATGTGCGCTTCGCGCAGCATGCCCGCATAAGCCTCGACGGTAACGGACGTATAGACGACGTCGCGCCCGCCAGCGGCGGAAAATTCCGCCACAGCCTCGCGGAACGTCATCAGCCGTGGACCGGTGAGCTCGTAGGTCTTGCCCGCATGCCCGTCCTGCGTCAACGCGGCGACGGCCACATCGGCAATGTCGCGCGTATCGACGAAGGGCTCGCGCACCGTCGCCGACGGCAGGACCAGTTCGCCGCCAAGGAACGGCTCGGCAAACAGGCCCTCGCTGAAATTCTGGAAGAACCAGCTGCCGCGCAGCACCGTCCAGGCGATGCCGGCCTCCTTCATCGCCGCCTCGCTTACCTCGGCCGCATCCTCGCCTCGGCCGGAAAGCAGCACGAGCCGCCATACGCCCGCCTCGGCGGCAAGACGAGAAAGCCGGCGGATGTCATCGTCCGAACCCGACACGGCGAGATCCGGCTGGTAGGCGATGTAGACGGCATGCACGCCTTCCAGCGCTGCCGGCCAGCCCGAGGGATCGCGCCAGTCGAACGGGATCGCGGCCGATCGCGAGCCGATCCGCACCTCATGTCCCCTTTCACGGAGCCGTTCGGCGACCGGCCGCCCTGTCTTGCCCTCGCCGCCCAGAACCAGAAAACGCTTGTCCGTCATGTTCCATCCTCCAAAATGTGAGTAATACTCATATTTGCAAAATGTGAGAAATCCTCGTATTTGTCAAGGACGATTTGAAACGGCCCTGCATCAGCCCCTGGAGAAAGCGATGAACGACACGCAGATGCGCCGCGCGCCCAGCCAGAAGCGCAGCCGCGAACGGGTGGATGCGATCCTTTCCAATGCCACGGAGATGATTGCCGAAACGGGCAGCGACGCCCTGCGCATGAGCGAGCTTGCCCAGCGCACGGGCATTTCGATCGGTTCGCTCTACCAGTATTTTCCCGACAAGAGTGCCGTCGTGCACGCGCTGGCCGAACGCTGCAACGAGGAAAGCCGCGCCTGCATCGCCGAGGGCCTGTCGGCGGTCGGGTCGATGGAGGACCTAGCCGCCGCCTTCGGCGCGCTGATCGATACCTACTATGCGATCTTCCTCGCCGAACCGGTGATCCGCGACATCTGGTCGGCCGTGCAGGCCGACGGCGCCCTGCGCGCCATGGAGGTGGAAGAAAGCCGGCGCAACGGCGCGTTGCTCGCCGCGCGGCTGAAGGCGCTGCGCCCGGCGGCGGATGCCGCCCGGATCGATGCCAGCGCCCTCCTCGTCATGCATCTCGGCGAAGCCACCATGCGCCTCGCCATCTCGGTGGCGCGGGCGGAAGGCGATGCGCTGGTCGAGGCCTACAAGCGCATGGCAATCCGCGAGCTGACGGCGCTGTAGCGTCGCCCTATCGTGCCGCGCGGCGCTGCTCCAGCACTTCCGCCGCTTCGAGCAGCGTGGCGAAGAGGTAGGAGATCCGGTCGCTGCGCGTCTCGCCATACCAGATCTGCGGCACCATCACGCGGAAGCGGGTTTCCAGCAGATCGGCCAGCGCCTCCGTATCGCCCATCCATTCCAGCGCGTCGGCATAGAGGTTCATCACGCTCGGCGCCGGGAAACGCGCAAGCAGATCCTCGAAGCCCTGCTTCACCAGATCGGGATCGCAAAGCGTATCGGCAAGCTCATGATTGCCGACCTCGGTGTTCGCCTGCTGGATCAGCGCATAGAAGCCCAACCCGAAACGGTCCTCGGTCAGCTTAGCTGCCCGGCGGGCGAAATCCTCGAGGTCGTGCTCGTCCCGCCCGAGCCAGCGCGGCATGATCATGCGGGCATGGGAGCGGCAAAGATCGATATTGTAGCGGTCGAGCAGCCAGGCGCGCTCGAAGCGTGCCTTGAACGTCTCGAAATTGCCCTCGTTGGCCGAACGGCGGTAATCGCTCATGCGCCAGCTGAAATCGTTCGGATCGGCATGGCCGTCGAGCACCGCGTCCGCCTCCTTCAGCAGCGCTTCGTAGCCCTGCCACTGGTCTGCCCGCACGTCGCGTCCCCAGCCGGTGCCGCGCCGCACGAAGCCCGTCACGCGCAGGGCGTCGGCATAGGTGGCGGCGGAAAAGGGCGACGGGCTGCGCTGGAAGAATGCCCGGAAAGGGGCGAGCCCGTCCTCATGCGCCTGCACCGCCTCCTCGTCGTCGGGCAGCTCCAGGAAGGGTTCCAGGAACCAGCCCTGCACCAGTGAATAGAGCGGCCTGCCGTTTTCCGCGATGACGCCGCCCGCCCGCGCCGCTTCGAAAGCCCGCTGATAGGTCTCGAAATCGCCATTCCGCCAGGCCGCACGCATGGCGTCGCGCTGGGGAATCAGGGCCGTAATCTCATCATGGAGCTCGACGAGGGAGAGGTCGTAGTCGCGAACCAATTGCTCCTCCTCGGAAAGCGGCTCCGCCGACCCGGCAGGCGCACGAGCGAAAAAGCGGCCGCGAAGACCGGCAAGAACATCCTTGAAACCCATGTCGCTCCACTTTCCCGGGCATCGCCCGCTTGTCCGGCAATCCCAAGACACACAAGCAGACGGATGCCGCCGGGCCGCTATTCGCCGTCCATCACCGATTTTTGAAGATGGCCTGCTCTTTCCCCGCGCCGCTCGTGCTACATTTGGCGATGGGATATGCACGGATGGGTGACGGTCATGCTGACGACGCTTGCCTTGCTGATGAGCCTGACGGCCGGCGCCGAAATCGCCGCCACCTCCGGCGGGGAGGTTGATGTCGAACTGGTGCTGGCGGTCGACGTCTCCGGCTCCATGGACCTGGAAGAGGCGCAGGTACAGCGCGCCGGCTATGTGGACGCGCTCCGCCATCCCGATTTCATCAATGCCGTGCGCGACGGGCTGAACGGCCGCATCGCCATCAGCTATTTCGAATGGGCCGGCACGATCCGCGACAATTCCCACATCCCCTGGCAGGTCATCTCCGGCCCCGAGGAGGCCGAAGCCTTCGCCGCCCTGCTGGAGGCACGCCCGATCGCCACGCGACGCGGCACCTCGATTTCCGGCGCCATCGCTTACGGCGCGAAGCTCTTCGACAGCAATCCCTATTCCGGCATGCGCCGCGTCATCGACGTTTCCGGCGACGGGCCCAACAATTTCGGCGCTCCGGTGACGCCGGCGCGCGATGCGGCGACCGCCCTCGGCATCATCATCAACGGCCTTGCCATCATGATCCGCCCCTCCGTCGCCTTCGATTCGCTCGACGACTACTATTCCAACTGCGTGATCGGCGGGCCCGGCGCCTTCGTGCTGCCGGTGCAGGAGGCGGAGGACTTCGCCATCGCCATCCGCCGCAAGCTGATCCTCGAAGTCAGCGGCGTCACGCCGCCCGCCCGCGTGATCCCCGCCCAGGGACAAGCCCAGGATTGCATGATCGGCGAGAAACTGAGGCCGAGCTACATGGACCGCATCTACCCCGAACTTGACAGATAACGGCCTGTTCCCGCCGGAACAGCGCCGGACGTCCCCTCCTGCCAGAGTGATCCTACTGGATGAAATGGTTCATCCATTTCCTGGAAGAGAGGAGACCTGAAATGCGCAAGTTCATCATGTCCGCCGTTGTCGCGACCGTCGCAGCGGTATCCTTCGCAGCGCCCTCGCAGGCCGGCGGCTTCTATTTCGGCTTCGGCGGCGGCCACGGCTGGGGCGGCCATCACGGCGGCTATGTCAGCCACTACTACGGCCATCACCGTCACTGCTTCTGGAAGAAGATCAAGCGCTACAACAAGTGGGGCCATATCGTCGTCAAGCGTGTGAAGGTCTGCCGTTAAGCCCCGGCGCCGCCGCGTTTTTTCGCCGCAAATCCACCCTGCCCCGGCCGCCCTGCGGCCGGGAATTCGCCATTATGGAAACAACGACTTTCCACAACCCATTCCTTTTGAAGGAGAAATGTGCTTATATTGAATGAACGTTCAGCAAAATAAGGGGAGCACCATGAACGAGATGATCCGCGATATCAGCGTTCCGAACGATTGGGACCGGAGCGGACTTCCGGGCTGGTGTTACCATAGCCCCGCCTTGCTGGAGCTGGAAAAGCAGCATGTCTTCCGCGAGCACTGGCAGATCGCCTGCCACGTCTCCGACATTCCCGAGCCCGGCAACTACCTTGCCATGGACGTCGTCGGCGAGCGCGCGCTCATCCTGCGCGGACAGGACGGCGACGTGCGCGCCTTCCACAACATCTGCCGTCACCGCGGCTCCCGCCTCGTCGCGGACGAGAAGGGCTCCTGCCGCAACGCGCTGGTCTGTCCCTTCCACGGCTGGGTCTACAATCTCGACGGAACCCTGCGCGGCGCCGCCCGGCCGAAGAGCTTCCCGCCGCTCGACAAGAACGAATTCGCACTGAAATCGCTCGAGTGCGAGATCTGGCAGGGTTTCGTCTTCATCCGCTTCGCGCCCGGCCCGCAGCCCTCCGTCGCCGAGCTGATGAAGCCCTTCGAGGAGGAGCTGTCGCACTATCGGTCGCAGGAGATGCTACCGACGGGCGATATCTGGACGCAGGAGACGCCGGTCAACTGGAAGTCCGTGCGCGACGTCGACAATGAGGGCTACCATGTCGCCATGGCGCATCCCGCCCTGCAGGACCTCTACGGCTCCACCTATTACGACGAACCTTTCGTCGAAGGCCTCTGCCGCTCCTTCGCAACCTACAATCCACATGCCGGCCGCCGCTGGAGCGTGCGCAACTACGTGAAGATCTCGCCGGAGAACACCCAGCTTCCCGAGCGCCTGCGCAAGGCCTGGATCTATTTCGGCCTCTTCCCGAACTGCGTCATCGCCGTGACGCCCGAGACCGTGCAGTTCTACCAGGAGTTTCCGGTCGGCGTCGGCAGGACTCTATTGCGCGGCGGCATCTACCGTCACCGCGAGGAGGACCGCGCCCACCGCCTCGCCCGCTACCTCGCCTTCCGCATCGACCGCGACACGCAGGCCGAGGACGTGCAGCTCACCGTCTGGTCGAACGAGGCGATGACCTCGAACGCCTTTGCCGGCTTCTATCTCTCCGACCTCGAATACGGCGTGCGCACGCACCACGACCACCTGCGCAAGGTGCTGCCGGTGGTGACGCTGAAGGATGCGCCGGAGGAGAAGGATATGGCCAGCGTCAATGCGGGCCTGCAAGGCTAGGCGCGACCACCGGTCCACGCAAAGGGAGGCCCGCTTTCGCGGGCCTCAATCGTCTGGATCGGGGAATGTCGCTCCAGACGGAGCATCCGGAAAGGCTTAGCCCTTCCACAGCCCCTCGCGCGTCAGGTCGTCCATCGTCAGTTCGATGCCCCGGCGCAGGATCGCCGCCATGTCGTCGATCTGGCCGGTCGTGATGGTGAGCGGCGGCGACATTACGCACATGTGGATGAGCGGACGCACCAGGAGGCCAAGTTCCTGGCAATGTTTGTCGATGCGCTTTCCCACTTCGAGGTCGAGCGTCAGCGGATTGTTGCTCGCGCGGTCGGCAACGCATTCGACGCAGGCCATCAGCCCGAGCCCGCGCACCTCCCCCACCAGCGGCAGGTCCTCCAGCGCCTTGAGGCTCGCCTGGAAATGATCCGCCACCCCGCGCGTATGCTCCAGCAACCCGCCTTCCAGGATGTCGAGGTTCTTCAGCGCCACGGCACAGCCGACCGGGTGGCTGGAATAGGTTAGCCCATGCGCGAACATCGCTTCGGAATGGTTCGAGCGGCGCAGCTCCTCGAAGAGCCGTCCGGCGATCATCACGCCGCCGAGCGGGAAATAGCCTGACGTGACGCCTTTCGCAAAGGTGATCATGTCGGGCTCGATGTCGAAGACGTCCTTCGACGCGAAGACATGGCCGAGGCGCCCGAAGGCCGTCACCACCTCGTCGGCGATGAAGAGGATATCGTTCTGCCGGCAAAGCGCGTGCATGCGCTTGAGATAGCCGGGCGGCGGCACGATGACGCCGCCCGACGCCATGACGGGCTCCGCAATGAAGGCGCCGATGTTCTCCGCCCCCTTCTCCTCGATGACCTGGCGGAACTCTTCCACCAGCACATCGCAAAAGGCTTCCATGCTCAGGCCGTCCGGCCGGCGGAAGGGATTTGGGCACGAGAGCTTCACCACCAGATCGGCGGCGCTGTCCATCCAGTCATGATCGCGCGGCCGGCCGTTGAGCGAGGCGGAAAGATAGGTCGATCCGTGATAGCCGCCCTGCCGCGAGACGATCAGCTTCTTCTCCGGTCTCCCCTTCACATTGTTGGCGAACTGCATGAAGCGCAGCGCCGTCTCGACCGCCGAGGAGCCGCCCGTCGTGTAGAAGACATGATCGACGCCCTCGGGCGCATGTTCCGCCAGCCGCGCGGAAAGCACCGCGGACGGTGTGTTCGTCGTGTACCAGGGCGAATTGTAGGAGAGTTCCATCGCCTGTGCCGCCATGACGTCGGCGAGTTCCCGGTTGCGGTGGCCGGCATTGACGCACCACATGCCGGCAGGGCCGTCGATCAGCTTCCGGCCCGCGGCATCCGTCACATAGATGCTCTCACCCGACATGATCCGCCCGCGCGCCTCCGCGCCGATGGAGCCGGACACCGGCCAGGGCTGCACCAGGTGGCGCTCGGCGAGCCGGGTGAGATCGTCGGACGCCTCGTCGGCGGGGATACCCTCGTTCGCCGTCTTCGGAATTGCCGCCATGTCCCTCTCCCATATCTTTCGTGTAAAAGATTCCGAGAACAACAATATGAAAGATTTCACATTTCCCTATCATATTGAATGTTCGTTCAATCAATATTGCAGAACTGGGGCTTGATTTCAACGGGCATTTGGGCGCATGCTTCGTTTCGGGAACACATCGAAGCCGAAAAGGCGCGAAACATGGGAACGGGAAATCTCACGCTCTACGAGAGTTGTCGCGGCCGGAGTTCTGCCCGATGACGGCGGCAGCATTCGATACGATCGCTGACACGTCCTCCTCCTCCCGGCCAGGGGCCTGGATGCGGAGCGAAGAGGCCCGCGGCCTTGCCATGATATCGCCGACCTTCCTTTATGCGCTGGCGGTGCTCTTCCTCCCGGTTCTCATCGTCATCGCCTATAGTTTCTGGACGCAGAATTATCTCGACATCGACCGCACCTTCACGCTGGAAAACTACCGGCAAGCCCTGACGGAACCGATCTACCGCGACCTCTTCATCCGTTCGCTCTGGATTTCCCTGACGGTCAGCATCGTCACCGTCGTCTTCTCCTACCCGATCGCCTGGTTCATCTCCTTCCATGGCGGGGTGCACAAGAACCTCTGGCTCTTCCTCATCACCGTGCCCTGCTGGACGAGCTATCTGTTGCGCGTCATGTCGTGGAAGGTCATCCTCGGCTATGGCGGGGTCATGAACACCGGCCTCATCTCGATGGGCCTCATCGACAAGCCGGTGACGTCGCTCCTCTACAATTCCAACGCCGTCGTCATCACGCTGGTGCATAGCTGGGCCGCCTTCGCGATCCTGCCCATCTACGTTTCGCTGCAGAAGGTCGACCGCACGCTGATCGAGGCCGCGCGCGATCTCGGCGACAGCCGCCTGCGCGCCTTCCTGCGCGTCACGCTGCCGCTGTCGCTGCCCGGCGTCATCTCCGCCTTCCTGATCGTGATGATCCCGACCGTCGGCGACTACGTCACGCCGCGCCTCGTCGGCGGCAAGGACGGCGTGATGATAGCCACCGCCATCCAGGCGCAATTCGGCAAGGCCGCCAACTGGCCGCTCGGCGCAGCCCTCTCGGTGACGACCATGGTGCTCGTCTCGCTGACCGCCGCCGCCGTCGTGCTCGTACTGAAATTCACCGTGCGGAGGATCAGATGAACATCCTCACGCAGCGCCTGCGCTTCATTCCCTGGCTCCCGGTCTATGTGGCCGCCTATTTCCTTTTCCTCTACCTGCCGATCCTGCTGCTGCCGATCTTCTCCTTCAACAATGCGGCGACGACCACCTTCCCGCTCGCCGGCTTCACCACGAAATGGTACGCCTCGCTCGTCGGCAACTCGGTCATGCTGCAGGCGGCGTGGAACAGCCTGATCGTCGGCATCTCCGTCTCGCTGCTCTCGACCATCCTCGGCATCTGCGCGGCGCGCGCCATCACGCGCTACCGATTCCGCGGCCAGCGGGCGGCGGCCGGCCTCATCATGGCGCCGCTCTTCCTGCCGGAGATCATCGTCGCCGTCTCGCTGCTGATGATCGTGCTGGCAATGGGCGTGGAACTGTCGCTGGTCACCGTCATCCTCGGCCAGACCGTGTTCTGCGTGCCCTATGCCATGTCGGTGCTGGTCTCCGGCTTCGAGGGCTTCGACCGCAGCCTGGAGGAAGCCTCCTACGACCTTGGCGAGACCGCCCTCGGCACCTTCCGCCGCGTGACGCTGCCGGTGGTCGCGCCGGCCATCGTCTCCAGCCTGCTCGTTACCTTCACCATCTCGCTCGACGAGTTCATCCTCGCCTTCTTCCTGTCCGGCACCGAGCCGACGCTGCCGGTCTATATCTGGGGACAGCTTCGCTTCGCGGCCAAGCTGCCGGGCGTGCTGGCGCTCGGCACGATCATGCTCGCCGCCTCCATCCTCATGCTCACCCTTGCCGAAATCCTGCGCCGCCGTGCCGAACGCCGCACGCAGATGGCGCTCATGCTGCCCTAGGAGCCGCCCATGGCCGACCGCGCGATGATCCAGATCGAGAACGTGTCGAAGTTCTACGGCATCTACAAGGCGCTCGACGACGTCTCGCTGTCCATCGGCGAAGGCGAGTTCTTCTCGCTGCTCGGCCCCTCGGGCTGCGGCAAGACCACACTCCTGCGCTCCATCGCCGGCTTCGAGACGCCGACGGCGGGCGAGATCTACATCGACGGCACACCCTCCCTCGCCCTGCCGCCGAACAGACGGCCGACCAACATGGTGTTCCAGAGCTACGCCATCTTCCCGCATCTCGACGTTTCGGAAAACGTCGCCTACGGCCTGAAACGGCTGAAGCTTTCGCCGGAGGAGGAGAAGAAGCGCGTCGGCGATGCGCTCGACATGGTGCGCCTTTCCGGCCTTGGCCAGCGCAAGGCGCATGAGCTCTCGGGCGGCCAGCGCCAGCGCGTGGCGCTGGCCCGCGCGCTCGTCATGCGCCCGAAGGTGCTGCTGCTGGACGAACCGCTCTCCGCCCTCGACAAGAAGCTGCGCGAGGAAATGCAGGTGGAGCTGCGCACGCTGCAGAAGGCCGTCGGCATCACCTTCATCCTCGTCACGCACGACCAGTACGAGGCGCTCGCGCTCTCCGACCGCATCGCCGTCATGTTCGGCGGCCGCATCGCGCAGATCGCGACACCGAAGGAAATCTACCAGCGCCCGCGCACCCGCAAGGTCGCCGACTTCCTCGGCGGCATGAATTTCCTGCAGGCAAAGGTGCTCGGCGAACAGGGCAACGCCGTCTCCATCGACGCCGCGCGCTTCGGCAATGTCAGCCTGGAAAAGCCGACCGGTTTTGCCGCCACCGACGGTCATGTCACCGTCGGCATCCGCCCGGAGCGCCTGCGCCTCCTCTGGGACGACGACCGCGCGCCGCACGAACTTGCCGGCCGCATCGAGAACCGCGCCTATTTCGGCGAGGTCACTCACCTAACCGTCGGTGTAGACGGACTGGAACAGCCGCTCTCGATGGTCGAGACAAACAATTACGGCGCGGACGACCTCCCCATCGGTGCGGAAATCCGCCTCGCCTACGATCCGGATGCCTTCGTGCTGCTGGCGGAGGATCCGCCGGTATCGCGGGTGTAAAATGGCCCCTCATCCGGCCTGCCGGCCACCTTCTCCCCGCAAGCGGGGCGAAGGGACATTGCCGCGC
It includes:
- a CDS encoding amidase encodes the protein MQDITDLSALALSAAIAEGWLDCRSVMAAHLTRIEAINPRINAIVSLRPAEELLAEAEAADRALAAGDYRGWLHGMPFAVKDLSEAKGILCSFGSANYADFVPDYDDIHVERIRAAGAIVIGKTNAPEMGLGSHSYNPVFGVTRNPYDTAKSAGGSSGGAAAALAARLLPVADGSDMMGSLRNPAGFNNVVGFRPSFGRVPSLGNELFLGQLAVNGPMGRSVADVAALLATQAGHDPRDPLSLTDESLSLDPDRDLSGARIGWLGDFGGYLPFERGVLDLCRASLEVFRRLGCVVEEVPPGFDMDRLWQTWRTLRHFLVAGAQAADYADPARRARMKPEMIWEIEHGHGLSAADIYAASLARSDWHRHVADLFTRYDFLILPSAQVFPFDAELDWPKAIDGQAMDTYHRWMEVVIGPTLAGLPVAAMPAGFGANGLPAGIQIIGRSRRDRDVLSAAAAYEKATDWLGRHPQF
- a CDS encoding anthrone oxygenase family protein, which encodes MASAFPILTFLAILAAALNAGLFFIFSVCIMAAFARLSPAEGAAAMNAINVVIQNPWFFSAFFGAALLSLVLAVLGFLQGGAGGLTAAAGGIVFLVAVIGVTIVFNVPLNDALAAAPAGSAEQAALWQRYLDVWTMWNHVRTAGSLAAVALFAFAFRQGVPLG
- a CDS encoding SDR family oxidoreductase → MTDKRFLVLGGEGKTGRPVAERLRERGHEVRIGSRSAAIPFDWRDPSGWPAALEGVHAVYIAYQPDLAVSGSDDDIRRLSRLAAEAGVWRLVLLSGRGEDAAEVSEAAMKEAGIAWTVLRGSWFFQNFSEGLFAEPFLGGELVLPSATVREPFVDTRDIADVAVAALTQDGHAGKTYELTGPRLMTFREAVAEFSAAGGRDVVYTSVTVEAYAGMLREAHMPEDVIWLVTYLFGSVLDGRNERLSGDIAQVLGRPPRDFADFARETAETGFWRT
- a CDS encoding TetR/AcrR family transcriptional regulator; this encodes MNDTQMRRAPSQKRSRERVDAILSNATEMIAETGSDALRMSELAQRTGISIGSLYQYFPDKSAVVHALAERCNEESRACIAEGLSAVGSMEDLAAAFGALIDTYYAIFLAEPVIRDIWSAVQADGALRAMEVEESRRNGALLAARLKALRPAADAARIDASALLVMHLGEATMRLAISVARAEGDALVEAYKRMAIRELTAL
- a CDS encoding DUF1194 domain-containing protein; this encodes MLTTLALLMSLTAGAEIAATSGGEVDVELVLAVDVSGSMDLEEAQVQRAGYVDALRHPDFINAVRDGLNGRIAISYFEWAGTIRDNSHIPWQVISGPEEAEAFAALLEARPIATRRGTSISGAIAYGAKLFDSNPYSGMRRVIDVSGDGPNNFGAPVTPARDAATALGIIINGLAIMIRPSVAFDSLDDYYSNCVIGGPGAFVLPVQEAEDFAIAIRRKLILEVSGVTPPARVIPAQGQAQDCMIGEKLRPSYMDRIYPELDR
- a CDS encoding aromatic ring-hydroxylating oxygenase subunit alpha: MNEMIRDISVPNDWDRSGLPGWCYHSPALLELEKQHVFREHWQIACHVSDIPEPGNYLAMDVVGERALILRGQDGDVRAFHNICRHRGSRLVADEKGSCRNALVCPFHGWVYNLDGTLRGAARPKSFPPLDKNEFALKSLECEIWQGFVFIRFAPGPQPSVAELMKPFEEELSHYRSQEMLPTGDIWTQETPVNWKSVRDVDNEGYHVAMAHPALQDLYGSTYYDEPFVEGLCRSFATYNPHAGRRWSVRNYVKISPENTQLPERLRKAWIYFGLFPNCVIAVTPETVQFYQEFPVGVGRTLLRGGIYRHREEDRAHRLARYLAFRIDRDTQAEDVQLTVWSNEAMTSNAFAGFYLSDLEYGVRTHHDHLRKVLPVVTLKDAPEEKDMASVNAGLQG
- a CDS encoding aminotransferase, giving the protein MAAIPKTANEGIPADEASDDLTRLAERHLVQPWPVSGSIGAEARGRIMSGESIYVTDAAGRKLIDGPAGMWCVNAGHRNRELADVMAAQAMELSYNSPWYTTNTPSAVLSARLAEHAPEGVDHVFYTTGGSSAVETALRFMQFANNVKGRPEKKLIVSRQGGYHGSTYLSASLNGRPRDHDWMDSAADLVVKLSCPNPFRRPDGLSMEAFCDVLVEEFRQVIEEKGAENIGAFIAEPVMASGGVIVPPPGYLKRMHALCRQNDILFIADEVVTAFGRLGHVFASKDVFDIEPDMITFAKGVTSGYFPLGGVMIAGRLFEELRRSNHSEAMFAHGLTYSSHPVGCAVALKNLDILEGGLLEHTRGVADHFQASLKALEDLPLVGEVRGLGLMACVECVADRASNNPLTLDLEVGKRIDKHCQELGLLVRPLIHMCVMSPPLTITTGQIDDMAAILRRGIELTMDDLTREGLWKG
- a CDS encoding ABC transporter permease, translated to MTAAAFDTIADTSSSSRPGAWMRSEEARGLAMISPTFLYALAVLFLPVLIVIAYSFWTQNYLDIDRTFTLENYRQALTEPIYRDLFIRSLWISLTVSIVTVVFSYPIAWFISFHGGVHKNLWLFLITVPCWTSYLLRVMSWKVILGYGGVMNTGLISMGLIDKPVTSLLYNSNAVVITLVHSWAAFAILPIYVSLQKVDRTLIEAARDLGDSRLRAFLRVTLPLSLPGVISAFLIVMIPTVGDYVTPRLVGGKDGVMIATAIQAQFGKAANWPLGAALSVTTMVLVSLTAAAVVLVLKFTVRRIR
- a CDS encoding ABC transporter permease, whose product is MNILTQRLRFIPWLPVYVAAYFLFLYLPILLLPIFSFNNAATTTFPLAGFTTKWYASLVGNSVMLQAAWNSLIVGISVSLLSTILGICAARAITRYRFRGQRAAAGLIMAPLFLPEIIVAVSLLMIVLAMGVELSLVTVILGQTVFCVPYAMSVLVSGFEGFDRSLEEASYDLGETALGTFRRVTLPVVAPAIVSSLLVTFTISLDEFILAFFLSGTEPTLPVYIWGQLRFAAKLPGVLALGTIMLAASILMLTLAEILRRRAERRTQMALMLP